A genomic region of Maniola hyperantus chromosome 5, iAphHyp1.2, whole genome shotgun sequence contains the following coding sequences:
- the LOC117982040 gene encoding uncharacterized protein, with product MEMSSDSDVEELLLLYALSRSQRKRVWVHDINQKRKNLGEYHRLCRELASHEDRFFTYFRMSQDLFEELHELLIPKISKCTTNWRTPISTRERLVICLRYLATGDSHQTIAFSFRVGRSTVGGIVKEVCTEIWNTLQPEYMPSPTEETWKQSEKGYRETWNFPNCVGSIDGKHVSIKCPQNSGSEYFCYKKFFSVVLLAIVDPCYKFTVIDVGSYGRQSDSGIFENSIFYRQYIHGKSLLPDKPLPGTEEPVPHVLIGDEGFALKTYLMRPFPRALATQDERKTNFNKRLCRARRVVENTFGILAQKWRIFLRPIDCDVDTSIDIIKAACCLHNYLRTKQGTAILTPESEDENAPMRALITHRPTNRRSTTAAFETREQFVSYFNQ from the exons ATGGAGATGTCGAGTGATTCAGATGTGgaagaattattacttttatatgCTTTATCACGGTCACAGAGAAAAAGAGTATGGGTGCACGACATCAATCAAAAGAGAAAGAATTTAGGAGAGTATCATCGTTTGTGTCGTGAGCTTGCATCACATGAAGATCGTTTTTTTACATACTTTCGTATGTCTCAAGATTTATTCGAAGAACTACATGAACTGCTCATCCCAAAAATAAGCAAATGTACCACAAACTGGAGGACACCTATTTCTACAAGAGAAAGACTTGTAATCTGTCTAAg gtaCTTAGCTACGGGTGATTCACATCAGACCATAGCCTTCTCCTTCCGAGTAGGTCGTTCAACAGTCGGTGGTATTGTAAAAGAAGTCTGTACAGAAATCTGGAATACATTACAACCAGAATATATGCCATCGCCTACTGAAGAGACATGGAAACAATCAGAGAAGGGTTATAGGGAAACCTGGAACTTCCCGAATTGTGTCGGTAGTATTGATGGGAAACATGTCTCTATAAAGTGTCCCCAAAATAGTGGATCAGAATATTTTTGCTACAAGAAGTTTTTTTCTGTAGTTCTTCTTGCTATAGTCGATCCATGTTACAAATTCACCGTCATAGATGTCGGTAGTTACGGGCGGCAAAGTGATAGTGGTATATTCGAGAACTCAATATTTTATCGGCAATATATCCACGGAAAATCTCTGCTGCCAGATAAACCTCTTCCAGGCACCGAGGAGCCCGTACCTCATGTACTTATCGGCGACGAAGGTTTTGCTTTAAAAACATATTTGATGCGTCCATTCCCAAGAGCCTTAGCCACACAAGACGAaagaaaaacaaattttaataaaagactTTGCAGGGCACGTCGGGTGGTTGAAAATACATTCGGAATATTAGCACAAAAATGGCGCATTTTTTTACGACCTATTGACTGTGATGTGGACACATCAATTGATATTATTAAAGCTGCATGTTGTTTACATAATTACTTGCGAACAAAACAAGGTACAGCGATATTAACTCCGGAGTCGGAAGACGAAAACGCACCTATGCGTGCTTTAATAACTCATCGTCCAACAAATAGAAGATCAACGACTGCAGCATTCGAAACTCGTGAACAATTTGTGTcttattttaatcaataa